The following are encoded in a window of Mumia flava genomic DNA:
- a CDS encoding amidohydrolase has translation MIARTTRTVYRDVRLLGSDTPAVVATNGETLGWIGAQHDAPSWLDDADETVHARGALLTPGFVDAHVHLAMTGQALRTLDLTGAASLAEALERLRAHLASSDDDVVHGYGWDDTAWPDGPPTRTALDRVAGSRAVYLARVDAHSAVVSSALADRIDRIERCDGWSADGRVERAAHHRVRDLLHQHRSPAQRTEAIRTALDAFAAQGVVSVHEMGAPSLSPLDDFSLIREVRAESPRPHVATYWGEPGAYELAQELGLDGLAGDLNVDGSLGSRTAALHEPYDDAPGTCGHLYLDAGAVAEHVIGCTRAGVQAGFHVIGDRAASVAVEGLRRARDELGTSRVRAARHRLEHLEMPAPADLELLAQLGVTASVQPVFEATWGGDDGMYAERLGRPRARATNPFATMATIGVRMAFGSDAPVTRPDPWGALAAATGAAQGRRVPLDVAVAAATVGGWAACGHPSAGRLRTGAPAHLALWETPDADGDAAAAALAGGARCVRTVVSGRVVHDTPSD, from the coding sequence TTGATCGCCCGGACCACCCGCACCGTCTACCGCGACGTCCGGCTGCTCGGCAGCGACACCCCGGCGGTCGTCGCGACGAACGGCGAGACCCTCGGGTGGATCGGCGCCCAGCACGACGCCCCGTCGTGGCTGGACGACGCCGACGAGACGGTGCACGCCCGGGGTGCGCTGCTGACCCCGGGCTTCGTCGACGCGCACGTCCATCTGGCGATGACGGGCCAGGCGCTGCGCACGCTCGACCTGACCGGCGCGGCCAGCCTGGCCGAGGCGCTGGAGCGGCTGCGGGCCCACCTCGCGTCCAGCGACGACGACGTCGTGCACGGCTACGGCTGGGACGACACCGCGTGGCCCGACGGCCCGCCGACCCGCACGGCGCTGGACCGCGTCGCCGGGTCGCGCGCGGTGTACCTGGCGCGGGTCGACGCGCACTCGGCCGTGGTCTCGTCGGCGCTGGCCGACCGGATCGACCGGATCGAGCGGTGCGACGGCTGGTCGGCCGACGGCCGGGTCGAGCGGGCGGCCCACCACCGGGTTCGGGACCTGCTCCACCAGCACCGTTCGCCGGCGCAGCGCACGGAGGCGATCCGGACCGCCCTCGACGCCTTCGCCGCGCAGGGTGTCGTCAGCGTCCACGAGATGGGCGCGCCGTCGCTGTCGCCGCTCGACGACTTCTCGCTGATCCGCGAGGTCCGAGCCGAGTCGCCGCGTCCGCACGTGGCGACGTACTGGGGCGAGCCCGGGGCCTACGAGCTCGCCCAGGAGCTGGGGCTGGACGGGCTCGCGGGCGACCTGAACGTCGACGGCTCGCTCGGGTCGCGGACCGCGGCCCTGCACGAGCCGTACGACGACGCGCCCGGCACGTGCGGGCACCTGTACCTCGACGCCGGGGCCGTCGCCGAGCACGTGATCGGCTGTACGCGCGCCGGCGTGCAGGCCGGTTTCCACGTGATCGGCGACCGGGCCGCGTCGGTCGCGGTCGAGGGTCTGCGGCGCGCTCGCGACGAGCTCGGGACGAGCCGCGTGCGCGCGGCACGGCACCGGCTGGAGCACCTCGAGATGCCGGCGCCGGCCGATCTCGAGCTGCTGGCGCAGCTCGGCGTCACCGCGAGCGTGCAGCCGGTGTTCGAGGCGACCTGGGGCGGCGACGACGGGATGTACGCCGAGCGGCTCGGCCGGCCGCGGGCCCGGGCCACGAACCCGTTCGCGACGATGGCCACGATCGGGGTGCGGATGGCGTTCGGCTCCGACGCCCCGGTCACCAGGCCCGACCCGTGGGGCGCTCTGGCGGCGGCGACGGGGGCAGCACAGGGCCGTCGGGTCCCGCTCGACGTCGCCGTCGCCGCCGCGACGGTCGGAGGCTGGGCCGCGTGCGGACACCCCTCCGCCGGCAGGCTCCGGACCGGCGCGCCGGCCCACCTGGCGCTGTGGGAGACCCCCGACGCCGACGGCGACGCGGCTGCGGCGGCGCTCGCCGGCGGTGCGCGCTGCGTCCGTACGGTCGTCTCCGGGCGCGTCGTGCACGACACGCCGAGCGATTGA
- a CDS encoding 5'-3' exonuclease, whose translation MARLMLLDSASLYFRAFYGMPDSLKAPDGTVVNAVRGMLDFVARLVSDHEPDAVVAAWDFDWRPQWRVDLIPSYKAHRVEQTVPDGSDVEETPDLLDPQVPVIAECLTALGIPVVGKAGYEADDVIGTLATRWADGPVDVVTGDRDLFQLVDDDRGVRVLYPARGMSRLESVDGAWVHAKYAIEPRQYADFAALRGDPSDGLPGVPGIGEKTAASLLRSHGDLAGIRAAAADRTVGMAPRARGSLLECAAYLDVAPRVVEVVRDLALPEHDPLLRPLSEEQVRTLAELGSRWGLGSSVERAVSALAAATS comes from the coding sequence ATGGCGCGCCTCATGCTGCTGGACTCGGCCTCGCTCTACTTCCGGGCGTTCTACGGGATGCCGGACTCGCTCAAGGCACCCGACGGCACCGTCGTCAACGCCGTCCGCGGGATGCTCGACTTCGTCGCGCGGCTCGTCTCCGACCACGAGCCGGACGCGGTCGTCGCCGCGTGGGACTTCGACTGGCGCCCGCAGTGGCGCGTCGACCTGATCCCGTCGTACAAGGCCCACCGCGTCGAGCAGACGGTCCCCGACGGCTCCGACGTCGAGGAGACGCCGGACCTGCTGGACCCGCAGGTCCCCGTCATCGCGGAGTGCCTGACGGCGCTGGGCATCCCGGTCGTGGGCAAGGCGGGGTACGAGGCGGACGACGTGATCGGCACGCTCGCGACCCGCTGGGCCGACGGACCGGTCGACGTGGTGACAGGGGACCGTGACCTGTTCCAGCTCGTCGACGACGACCGTGGGGTCCGTGTGCTCTACCCGGCCCGCGGGATGAGCCGGCTGGAGTCCGTGGACGGTGCGTGGGTGCACGCGAAGTACGCGATCGAGCCGCGCCAGTACGCCGACTTCGCCGCGCTGCGGGGCGACCCGTCGGACGGGCTCCCCGGGGTCCCCGGGATCGGCGAGAAGACCGCCGCGTCGCTGCTGCGCAGCCACGGTGACCTCGCCGGGATCCGTGCGGCCGCAGCGGACCGTACGGTCGGGATGGCGCCCCGCGCGCGGGGCAGCCTGCTGGAGTGCGCCGCGTACCTGGACGTCGCTCCGCGCGTCGTCGAGGTCGTGCGGGACCTCGCCCTGCCCGAGCACGACCCCCTCCTGCGACCGTTGTCGGAGGAGCAGGTCCGCACCCTGGCCGAGCTGGGGAGCCGCTGGGGCCTCGGCAGCTCGGTCGAGCGGGCGGTGTCCGCCCTCGCGGCTGCGACGTCCTGA
- a CDS encoding MFS transporter, with protein MTAEPLTDARRAEQRSWYWYDWANSAYITSVGTVLIGPYLTSVAERDACGTAEGTCTTDLSVLGVAISPGSLVFYVITFATLLSALVLPVVGAVADRVDSKRTLMARFAWAGAAAACGLFFVAGTNWQLGALLLVVANLCMAASLTVYDAILVDVAEPDDRDRVSSRGWAFGYLGGGTLLVVNLGIVLGGPALGIGTEMAVRISLLSAGLWWGGFTIRAFRGLRDHPPTVLPEQDGRTLMSRSFGQLWATLRELRRYPQTMLFLIAYLFYNDGIQTVIYSSSVYGQEELGFAEEVLIVTILLVQFVAIGGALSFGRAAARYGARRTIMVGLLGWMVIVTVGFVLPAGRIVPFLLLAAGIGLVMGGTQALSRSFYSQMIPRGREAEYFSLYQAVERGTSWFGTLVFGLVHQFTDSYRYAIVALIVFFALGLLLLTRLDAPRAIREAGNVVPRRV; from the coding sequence ATGACCGCAGAGCCCCTCACCGACGCGAGGCGCGCCGAGCAACGCTCGTGGTACTGGTACGACTGGGCGAACTCCGCGTACATCACGAGCGTCGGCACCGTCCTGATCGGCCCGTACCTCACGTCGGTCGCCGAGCGGGACGCGTGCGGGACGGCCGAGGGCACGTGCACGACCGACCTGTCCGTCCTGGGCGTGGCGATCTCGCCCGGGTCGCTCGTGTTCTACGTCATCACCTTCGCGACCCTCCTGTCGGCCCTGGTGCTGCCGGTCGTCGGCGCGGTCGCGGACCGCGTCGACTCCAAGCGGACGCTGATGGCGCGGTTCGCCTGGGCGGGCGCAGCGGCGGCGTGCGGGCTGTTCTTCGTCGCCGGCACGAACTGGCAGCTCGGGGCGCTCCTGCTCGTGGTCGCGAACCTCTGCATGGCGGCGTCGTTGACGGTCTACGACGCGATCCTCGTCGACGTCGCCGAGCCCGACGACCGCGACCGCGTCTCCTCGCGGGGATGGGCGTTCGGGTACCTCGGCGGCGGCACGCTGCTCGTCGTCAACCTCGGGATCGTGCTCGGCGGCCCCGCCCTCGGGATCGGGACGGAGATGGCGGTCCGGATCAGCCTGCTGTCGGCCGGCCTGTGGTGGGGCGGATTCACGATCCGGGCCTTCCGCGGACTGCGCGACCACCCGCCGACGGTGCTGCCCGAGCAGGACGGCCGGACGCTGATGAGCCGCAGCTTCGGGCAGCTGTGGGCCACGCTGCGCGAGCTGCGCCGCTACCCGCAGACGATGCTCTTCCTGATCGCCTACCTCTTCTACAACGACGGCATCCAGACCGTCATCTACTCCTCGTCGGTCTACGGGCAGGAGGAGCTCGGCTTCGCCGAGGAGGTCCTGATCGTCACGATCCTGCTGGTTCAGTTCGTCGCGATCGGCGGGGCCCTGTCGTTCGGGAGGGCCGCGGCACGCTACGGCGCCCGCCGTACGATCATGGTCGGCCTGCTGGGCTGGATGGTGATCGTGACCGTCGGCTTCGTGCTCCCCGCCGGCCGGATCGTGCCGTTCCTGCTGCTCGCCGCCGGGATCGGCCTGGTGATGGGGGGAACTCAGGCGCTGTCCCGGTCGTTCTACTCCCAGATGATCCCGCGTGGCCGGGAGGCCGAGTACTTCAGCCTCTACCAGGCCGTCGAGCGTGGGACCAGCTGGTTCGGGACACTGGTGTTCGGGCTCGTGCACCAGTTCACGGACTCCTACCGGTACGCGATCGTGGCACTGATCGTGTTCTTCGCCCTCGGGCTCCTCCTGCTGACCAGGCTGGACGCACCACGGGCGATCCGGGAGGCCGGGAACGTCGTACCCAGACGGGTCTGA
- a CDS encoding M24 family metallopeptidase, producing the protein MSDHSTSVPTDVPDRLTRARAAAADAGVDALLVTPGADLRYLTGFAAMPLERLTCLVLPVDGDPVLVVPRMELAMALEAGVPNHGIVIRAWDETDDPYAVAVDGHRSARRVAVDDQMWAERVFAFAEAFSGAEQVLAGPILRGLRMRKTPQEVASLREAGATIDRVHARMGEWLRPGRTEREVARDVAEAILAEGHATVDFVIVGSGPNGASPHAEVSDRRIEAGEPVVVDIGGTMPSGYCSDSTRTYVAGGEAPADFAAYYEVLLAAQQAQCAHARPGVTAESVDAVGRQVIADAGYGEAFLHRTGHGIGLETHEAPYIVAGNDLVLEPGMAFSIEPGIYLEGRHGARIEDIVVTTEDGLERLNRTDRGLVVLG; encoded by the coding sequence ATGAGCGATCACAGCACCTCCGTCCCGACCGACGTCCCCGACCGCCTGACGAGGGCCCGTGCCGCCGCCGCCGATGCCGGCGTGGACGCCCTCCTCGTCACCCCCGGCGCCGACCTGCGCTACCTCACCGGCTTCGCCGCGATGCCCCTGGAGCGACTGACGTGCCTCGTGCTCCCCGTCGACGGTGACCCCGTGCTGGTGGTCCCGCGGATGGAGCTCGCGATGGCCCTGGAGGCGGGCGTCCCGAACCACGGCATCGTGATCCGTGCCTGGGACGAGACCGACGACCCGTACGCGGTGGCCGTCGACGGCCACCGAAGCGCACGGCGCGTCGCGGTGGACGACCAGATGTGGGCCGAGCGCGTGTTCGCCTTCGCGGAGGCCTTCTCCGGCGCCGAGCAGGTGCTGGCGGGCCCGATCCTGCGTGGGCTGCGGATGCGCAAGACCCCGCAGGAGGTCGCGTCCCTGCGGGAGGCGGGCGCGACGATCGACCGCGTGCACGCCCGGATGGGGGAGTGGCTGCGCCCGGGCCGTACGGAGCGGGAGGTGGCGCGCGACGTCGCCGAGGCGATCCTCGCGGAGGGCCACGCGACGGTCGACTTCGTGATCGTCGGTTCGGGTCCGAACGGCGCCTCGCCGCACGCCGAGGTCAGCGACCGGCGGATCGAGGCAGGTGAGCCGGTCGTGGTCGACATCGGCGGCACGATGCCGTCGGGCTACTGCTCGGACTCGACCCGGACGTACGTCGCCGGGGGAGAGGCGCCGGCGGACTTCGCGGCGTACTACGAGGTCCTCCTGGCTGCTCAGCAGGCCCAGTGCGCCCATGCGCGCCCCGGAGTCACCGCGGAGTCCGTGGACGCCGTCGGCCGGCAGGTGATCGCGGACGCCGGGTACGGCGAGGCGTTCCTCCACCGCACGGGGCACGGGATCGGCCTGGAGACCCACGAGGCTCCGTACATCGTGGCCGGCAACGACCTCGTGCTCGAGCCGGGCATGGCGTTCTCGATCGAGCCCGGGATCTATCTGGAGGGTCGTCACGGCGCGCGCATCGAGGACATCGTGGTGACGACCGAGGACGGTCTGGAACGCCTGAACCGCACCGACCGCGGTCTGGTCGTCCTGGGCTGA
- a CDS encoding FxsA family protein, which translates to MRRAVAAGLILLPVVEIAVALAVARLIGGGLTLLALVGLSVLGVVVLRTVSRRAWRELREAARAPAGTAPGVGSRTGDRGLLALSGLLLVLPGFLTALVGLVLLLPPVRALARHRTGAWVVSSGAFAASERFASRAGRPDGSDSTVVPGEVVDEAGGNGPVVEGEIVDPRSPGQA; encoded by the coding sequence ATGCGCCGAGCTGTCGCGGCAGGTCTGATCCTGCTGCCGGTGGTCGAGATCGCGGTCGCTCTCGCCGTGGCGCGCCTGATCGGGGGCGGCCTGACGCTGCTCGCTCTCGTCGGCCTGTCCGTGCTCGGGGTCGTCGTCCTGCGCACCGTGAGCCGGCGAGCGTGGCGCGAGCTGCGCGAGGCCGCACGGGCGCCCGCAGGGACGGCACCCGGCGTCGGCTCCCGCACGGGCGACCGGGGCCTGCTGGCGCTGTCCGGACTCCTCCTGGTGCTCCCGGGGTTCCTGACCGCCCTGGTCGGGCTGGTCCTGCTGCTGCCGCCGGTCCGCGCGCTCGCACGGCACCGGACGGGCGCCTGGGTGGTCAGCTCGGGCGCGTTCGCGGCCTCGGAGCGCTTCGCCTCCCGGGCGGGGCGTCCGGACGGCTCCGACTCGACCGTGGTCCCGGGTGAGGTCGTGGACGAGGCGGGCGGCAACGGCCCGGTGGTCGAGGGCGAGATCGTCGACCCCCGTTCACCCGGCCAGGCCTAG
- a CDS encoding thiamine-binding protein: MLAAFSISPATAGADGGVAEAVARAVSVVRASGLPYETNAMFTNIEGEWDEVMTVIREAVEAVAAVSPRVSLVLKADIRYGHTGMLHGKVQRIDELLDRD; encoded by the coding sequence ATGCTCGCAGCGTTCAGCATCAGCCCCGCCACGGCCGGCGCGGACGGCGGCGTCGCCGAGGCGGTCGCTCGCGCGGTCAGCGTCGTACGCGCGAGCGGGCTGCCGTACGAGACCAACGCGATGTTCACGAACATCGAGGGGGAGTGGGACGAGGTGATGACCGTGATCCGCGAAGCGGTCGAAGCCGTCGCGGCGGTGTCCCCCCGGGTCTCGTTGGTGCTCAAGGCCGACATCCGGTACGGCCACACCGGCATGCTGCACGGCAAGGTGCAGCGGATCGACGAGCTCCTCGACCGGGACTGA
- a CDS encoding Lrp/AsnC family transcriptional regulator, which translates to MEDTDAQIIRLLSGDGRMSFTELGRATGLSTSAVHQRVKRLETRGVIRRYQALVDHEEVGLPLTAFIAIRAIDPSQPDDSPERLRHLSAIESCYSVAGEESYLLQVRVKDPQSLETLLAEIRAAANVSTRTTIVLSTPYENRPIGG; encoded by the coding sequence GTGGAAGACACCGACGCGCAGATCATCCGGCTGCTCTCAGGAGACGGCCGGATGTCCTTCACCGAGCTGGGGCGCGCCACCGGACTGTCCACCAGTGCGGTGCACCAGCGCGTGAAGCGGCTGGAGACACGGGGCGTGATCCGGCGGTACCAAGCGTTGGTCGACCACGAGGAGGTCGGCCTCCCGCTGACCGCGTTCATCGCCATCCGGGCCATCGACCCGAGCCAGCCCGACGACTCGCCGGAACGGCTCAGGCACCTCAGCGCGATCGAGTCCTGCTACTCGGTCGCCGGCGAGGAGAGCTACCTGCTCCAGGTCCGGGTGAAGGACCCTCAATCGCTCGAGACGCTGCTCGCGGAGATCCGGGCGGCCGCCAACGTCTCGACCCGCACGACCATCGTGCTCTCCACCCCTTACGAGAACCGCCCGATCGGAGGCTGA
- a CDS encoding GNAT family N-acetyltransferase, translated as MAEQADYTVRRVTEPEPELLDSLHHLITVLVKEGAALGWVDPPSRSEVGDLLGDLVQESDLDDACLAIAQNAAGEIAGFAYWVRREGETEQPHADVPRVAVASWSRGGGLGKRLVNELTSYARKAGIEYLTLDVRGNNHAAMALYERLGFREYGRIPDFVAIGDQRWDNVYFWLDLRPDEHDLTLHGDTPTGPGASEVR; from the coding sequence ATGGCCGAGCAGGCCGACTACACCGTACGCCGTGTCACCGAGCCGGAGCCGGAGCTCCTGGACTCTCTCCACCACCTGATCACCGTGCTCGTCAAGGAGGGCGCGGCCCTCGGCTGGGTCGACCCACCGAGTCGCTCGGAGGTCGGCGACCTGCTCGGGGACCTGGTCCAGGAGAGCGACCTGGACGATGCCTGCCTCGCGATCGCGCAGAACGCTGCCGGTGAGATCGCCGGCTTCGCGTACTGGGTCCGCCGCGAGGGCGAGACCGAGCAGCCGCACGCCGACGTCCCCCGGGTGGCCGTGGCCTCCTGGTCTCGCGGCGGCGGGCTCGGCAAGCGGCTGGTCAACGAGCTGACCTCGTACGCCCGCAAGGCCGGGATCGAGTACCTCACGCTCGACGTGCGGGGCAACAACCACGCCGCGATGGCGCTGTACGAGCGCCTCGGGTTCCGCGAGTACGGCCGCATCCCCGACTTCGTCGCGATCGGCGACCAGCGCTGGGACAACGTGTACTTCTGGCTCGACCTGCGTCCCGACGAGCACGACCTGACGCTGCACGGCGACACCCCGACGGGGCCGGGGGCCTCCGAGGTCCGTTGA
- a CDS encoding glycerophosphodiester phosphodiesterase, translating to MRRPNTFLDSPVPLAFAHRGGVAYPPNAGIENSLAAFGNAVDLGYRYVETDARASADGVVYAFHDARLDRVTDRTGALAELRAEQIDEARIGGREPIPRLSELLARFEDLRVNIDVKDMASIEPTVAAIRRAGAEDRVCLASFSHRRLREVRRLAPRLATSASPPEVARVVAHPWHVLRRVRGLGACCVQVPVRSGPLRVVTRRFVDSAHDLGLQVHVWTVDDPEEIGHLLDLGVDGIMTDRIDVLRDVLVDRDQWTGRTQG from the coding sequence GTGAGACGCCCGAACACCTTCCTCGACTCCCCCGTTCCCCTGGCGTTCGCCCACCGCGGCGGCGTGGCCTACCCGCCCAACGCGGGGATCGAGAACTCGCTCGCAGCGTTCGGGAACGCCGTCGACCTCGGGTACCGCTACGTCGAGACCGACGCCCGCGCCAGTGCGGACGGGGTCGTCTACGCGTTCCACGACGCGCGGCTCGACCGCGTCACCGACAGGACCGGCGCGCTCGCCGAGCTCCGAGCCGAGCAGATCGACGAGGCTCGGATCGGCGGGCGGGAGCCGATCCCCCGGCTGAGCGAGCTGCTCGCTCGATTCGAGGACCTCCGGGTGAACATCGACGTCAAGGACATGGCCTCGATCGAACCCACCGTCGCGGCGATCCGCCGGGCCGGAGCCGAGGACCGGGTCTGCCTGGCGTCGTTCTCGCACCGCCGCCTCCGGGAGGTCCGCAGGCTGGCGCCGCGGCTCGCGACCTCGGCGTCGCCGCCCGAGGTCGCGCGCGTCGTCGCCCACCCGTGGCACGTGCTGCGTCGGGTCCGGGGCCTCGGCGCGTGCTGCGTCCAGGTGCCGGTACGGTCGGGTCCGCTGCGCGTCGTCACCCGCCGCTTCGTCGACTCCGCCCACGACCTGGGTCTCCAGGTCCACGTGTGGACCGTCGACGATCCGGAGGAGATCGGTCACCTGCTCGACCTCGGGGTCGATGGGATCATGACGGACCGGATCGACGTCCTGCGCGACGTGCTCGTCGACCGTGACCAGTGGACCGGAAGGACGCAGGGATGA
- a CDS encoding polyprenol monophosphomannose synthase: MRTLVVTPTYNEAETLPGVVQRILASVPSADVLVVDDGSPDGTGALADAMSVEDARVHVLHRLAKNGLGAAYLAGFAWGLQRDYDVLVEMDADGSHQPEELGRLLEAVGDGADLVLGARWVDGGAVRNWPLRRQLLSRGGNLYVRMALGLHLRDATAGYRAFRAETLRRIDLEEVASRGYTFQIDLARRTVRAGLDVREVPITFVEREAGVSKMTGDIVREAVWRVAVWGARDRTRWLRGVVSNRERTREV; the protein is encoded by the coding sequence ATGAGGACGCTGGTGGTGACGCCGACCTACAACGAGGCCGAGACGCTGCCGGGGGTGGTCCAGCGCATCCTCGCGTCGGTGCCGTCGGCCGACGTCCTCGTCGTCGACGACGGCTCGCCGGACGGTACGGGCGCGCTCGCGGACGCGATGAGCGTCGAGGACGCGCGGGTGCACGTCCTGCACCGGCTCGCCAAGAACGGGCTCGGCGCCGCGTACCTCGCGGGGTTCGCGTGGGGTCTGCAGCGCGACTACGACGTGCTGGTCGAGATGGACGCCGACGGATCGCACCAGCCGGAGGAGCTCGGGCGGCTGCTCGAGGCCGTCGGCGACGGCGCGGACCTCGTGCTGGGTGCGCGCTGGGTCGACGGCGGCGCGGTCCGCAACTGGCCCCTGCGCCGTCAGCTGCTGTCGCGCGGCGGCAACCTGTACGTCCGGATGGCGCTCGGTCTGCACCTGCGGGACGCCACCGCCGGCTACCGCGCGTTCCGCGCCGAGACGCTGCGGCGGATCGACCTCGAGGAGGTGGCGTCGCGCGGCTACACCTTCCAGATCGACCTGGCGCGCCGGACGGTGCGCGCCGGGCTCGACGTCCGGGAGGTCCCGATCACGTTCGTCGAGCGCGAGGCCGGGGTCTCGAAGATGACCGGCGACATCGTGCGCGAGGCGGTCTGGCGGGTCGCCGTGTGGGGTGCGCGCGACCGGACCCGTTGGCTGCGCGGCGTAGTCTCGAACCGTGAGCGGACCCGCGAGGTCTGA
- a CDS encoding RNA polymerase-binding protein RbpA codes for MAERALRGARLGTQSFEDERGVEMAPRQDVTYVLPDGKAFTVTMADDAEVPTEWEDPRTGKIGRLADGAEPETKDVKAPRTHWDMLLERRSIPELEEILTERLQMLRAGEIGPAHLHRPAKTKAKTKSTTKAKSSKRTA; via the coding sequence ATGGCGGAACGCGCACTCAGGGGGGCGCGCCTCGGGACGCAGAGCTTCGAGGACGAGCGCGGAGTCGAGATGGCACCCCGCCAGGACGTGACGTACGTCCTGCCCGACGGCAAGGCCTTCACGGTCACCATGGCCGACGACGCCGAGGTCCCCACCGAGTGGGAGGATCCGCGCACCGGCAAGATCGGGCGCCTCGCCGACGGCGCCGAGCCCGAGACGAAGGACGTGAAGGCTCCGCGGACGCACTGGGACATGCTCCTGGAGCGCCGCTCCATCCCGGAGCTCGAGGAGATCCTCACCGAGCGGCTGCAGATGCTCCGCGCCGGTGAGATCGGGCCGGCGCACCTGCACCGCCCCGCGAAGACGAAGGCCAAGACGAAGTCGACGACGAAGGCGAAGTCCAGCAAGCGGACCGCCTGA
- the lnt gene encoding apolipoprotein N-acyltransferase, with the protein MPLVSAVPRSRTSLVTALARAAAAAVGGVLLACAFPPVGVAALMWPGLVLLVVALLGARVRDAAWIGWIFGSAFLLVLLRWVLVFDVPGAYVALALVEGAFYAGFGAVFAVLSRSRWWPLLGACAWMATEMLRSLVPFGGFVWGRLAFAAVDTPLASVARWLGVAVLSGVVFGTAALAVWAFQRGAVGRRRRLATAAVVLAATFTIAAVLPVGLAGSGRSIQVAVVQGDVPGTGAQFLGEQREVLENHVRETQAYASAVRTGESPQPDVVLWPENASDIDPLTDATANAMISAAAQDVDAPILVGAILDGPDDGTAYNAGIVWDPVSGPGEQYVKQHLVPWGEYVPLRSFSEWLVPRLADEIPRDILPGEESGELRIDGGVVGTMMCFDVVFDRLARSAVIGGAEMLVVQTNNATFTGTAQPDQQWEVARMRAIESGRYVAVPSTNGISGFIAPDGAVDQVAPTQEPAWLAQEVRAATSVTTGTRFGVWLELVALLVTVAAVVLLVRRPGHTR; encoded by the coding sequence GTGCCTCTCGTCTCTGCAGTGCCGCGGTCGCGGACGTCTCTCGTGACCGCGCTGGCGCGTGCCGCTGCTGCCGCGGTCGGCGGCGTCCTGCTGGCCTGCGCGTTCCCTCCGGTGGGGGTCGCCGCGCTGATGTGGCCCGGCCTGGTGCTGCTCGTGGTGGCGCTGCTCGGTGCGCGCGTGCGGGACGCGGCGTGGATCGGCTGGATCTTCGGGTCGGCCTTCCTGCTGGTCCTGCTGCGCTGGGTCCTGGTCTTCGACGTCCCCGGCGCCTACGTCGCCCTCGCACTCGTCGAAGGGGCGTTCTACGCGGGCTTCGGCGCCGTGTTCGCCGTGCTGAGCCGCAGCCGGTGGTGGCCGCTGCTCGGCGCGTGCGCGTGGATGGCGACCGAGATGCTGCGCAGCCTCGTCCCGTTCGGTGGGTTCGTCTGGGGACGTCTCGCCTTCGCCGCGGTCGACACCCCGCTCGCGTCCGTGGCGCGCTGGCTGGGGGTCGCGGTGCTGAGCGGGGTGGTCTTCGGCACGGCCGCGCTCGCCGTGTGGGCGTTCCAGCGGGGAGCGGTGGGGCGCCGGCGCCGGCTCGCGACCGCCGCGGTCGTCCTCGCCGCGACCTTCACGATCGCGGCCGTGCTCCCGGTCGGCCTGGCGGGGTCGGGACGCAGCATCCAGGTCGCCGTCGTGCAGGGCGACGTCCCGGGCACGGGGGCCCAGTTCCTCGGCGAGCAGCGCGAGGTGCTCGAGAACCACGTCCGTGAGACCCAGGCGTACGCCTCGGCCGTCCGCACCGGCGAGAGCCCGCAGCCGGATGTCGTGCTCTGGCCCGAGAACGCCTCCGACATCGACCCCTTGACCGATGCCACCGCGAACGCCATGATCAGTGCCGCGGCCCAGGACGTCGACGCGCCGATCCTCGTCGGGGCGATCCTGGACGGCCCGGACGACGGCACCGCCTACAACGCGGGCATCGTGTGGGACCCGGTCTCCGGACCGGGGGAGCAGTACGTGAAGCAGCACCTGGTGCCGTGGGGCGAGTACGTGCCTCTGCGGTCGTTCTCCGAGTGGCTGGTCCCGCGGCTGGCCGACGAGATCCCCCGGGACATCCTGCCCGGTGAGGAGTCCGGCGAGCTGCGGATCGACGGCGGCGTCGTCGGCACGATGATGTGCTTCGACGTGGTCTTCGACCGGCTGGCCCGCTCGGCGGTGATCGGCGGGGCGGAGATGCTCGTCGTCCAGACCAACAACGCGACGTTCACCGGCACCGCACAGCCGGACCAGCAGTGGGAGGTAGCGCGGATGCGCGCAATCGAGTCGGGGCGCTACGTCGCCGTGCCGTCGACGAACGGGATCTCGGGCTTCATCGCCCCGGACGGCGCGGTGGACCAGGTCGCGCCGACCCAGGAGCCGGCCTGGCTGGCCCAGGAGGTTCGGGCGGCGACCTCGGTGACGACCGGGACGCGATTCGGGGTGTGGCTGGAGCTCGTGGCTCTGCTGGTGACGGTGGCCGCGGTCGTCCTGCTCGTGCGTCGTCCGGGGCACACCCGATGA